The genomic window AATGGTCTTGTACACTAAGAGGGGGAACGGAGCCGTGAACGGTATTTCTCTCTGTCACGGCTTATATGTCAAAGGGGCACGTCTGCCTTCCTTTGCCAAAATAATACCACATACTTAACCGTATGTCAATGGTTTTACTAAAACTGTAAACTCATCTTAACTGTACTGTAATAAGGTTACAGACGGCGTTTTGCGGTGAGCGCCTTGAATAATTGTACGCAAAAAGGTACAAGTGCGGCGAATGTGACAGATATCAGAGTGTAGCTTAAAGTCATTCTGCCCTCTGAGAAAACGCCCGAAAGCGCCGGCAGGAACACAGCAGCCATAAGCGCTGCAAGAGATATCAGCACCGAGATGATGAGCGTGGGGTTGTTTAGTATTCCGGTGCGGCAAAGCGGCTTTGTCTCGCTCTTGCATTCAAAAACGTGAATGAGCTGATTTACCGAAAGAGTGATAAGAGCTCCTGTTCTTGCGCAGGCGAGGGGAGCGCCTATCCTCAGCAGCAGCCCGAACGCTGCAAGCGTTGAAAGCGCAATTAGTATGCCCCTTATGAACACCGAGAAAAGCAGCCCTCCCTCGAAAAAGCTGTCGCTGTCCTTTCTTGGCGGCTTGTGCATCACCTCCGGCTCGGGCGGCTCTAAACCGAGCGCTACTGCCGGCAGGCCGTCTGTCACGAGGTTTACAAGAAGTATCTGAGAGGGGGTGAGTATCGCCGGCATACCTATTAGTATAGCCCCGAGTGTTGTGAGCACCTCGCCTATGTTGCAACCGAGCAGAAACCTCACGAACTTCCTGATGTTTGAGTAGATAGCCCTGCCCTCACGCACAGCTCCCTCAAGCGTTGCAAAGTTGTCATCGAGCAGTATCACATCCGCTGCCTGTTTGGTGACATCAGTTCCTGTTATGCCCATTGATACACCGATGTCGGCTTCCTTTATCGCAGGGGCATCATTTACTCCGTCGCCTGTCATGGCGCATATGTGGCCGCACTTTCGCAGCAGCCTGACTATTCGCAGCTTGTGCGCAGGGGTCACTCGTGCGTAAACGCTCACCTGGTCTATGATGTCGCAAAGCTGCTCGTCTGTCAGTCGGTCAAGCTCCGAGCCTGTGAGCGCTCTGTCGCCCTCACGAAAGATGCCGGCCTGCTTGGCTATAGCTCTGGCGGTGAGTATGTGGTCGCCTGTGATCATAACTGTTCTTATCCCCGCACGGCGGCAGCTTGTCACAGCGCCCCTTGCTTCATCACGCAGAGGGTCTTTCATCGCAGCAAGTCCCAAGAACACCGCCCCCTGCCCGAAGTCACAGCAAAGCGCCAGCACACGCAGGCCGTTTTCAGCATACCTCTCGCAGACCTTGTTTATGAGCGTCTTTTCATTGGCGCTCATGGCAAATTCGCCATCGCCGTCAAGCCGCAGCGTGCAGCCTGAGAGCACAGCCGCCGGTGCGCCCTTTGTGAATGCCACTTCATTTCCGTCTTTGGATCTGACGGTCACGCTCATGGTCTTTTTCTCGCTGTCAAACGGCTGCTCTGATATTCGCTCTGCGCCCAAAGTTTCGGCTGTGACGGAGTTTGTGTATGCCGCCATTGCAAGGGCAGCTTCAGTCGGGTCGCCTGTGCAGGTGAGTGATGTCTTGCCACGGTTTCTTTCTGAGGGGGTGGCTCTTGTGCGCTTTATCACAGCATCGCTGCATAAGGCGCAGCACTGGTTTATCAGCCTGAAAGCCCTCTCGCTGCCCGGCTTGTCTGATGTGTATTTTCCGTCAGAAAGAGTGTAGCTGCATGGGGCTTCAGAGTAGACGAAAAGGTCAGTCACGGTCATTTTATTCTGTGTCACAGTGCCTGTTTTGTCAGTGCAGATGACATCAGCGCAGCCAAGCGTTTCGACACTGTGCAGCCTGTGAACGAGCGCCTGCTTTTTGAGCATTCTCCTCACTGACAGCGACAGCGCA from Ruminococcus sp. NK3A76 includes these protein-coding regions:
- a CDS encoding cation-translocating P-type ATPase, with the translated sequence MLDILKMELDPAQSVAGSETQGLTSGEARQRLLSDGANTLDPGKRKGPLKIFANQFHDVMVMILLFAMAVTVAAGQISDAVPILIIIVVNACLGFFQEYRCEKTLEKLEAMTAPTARVYRDGELMSIPSSEVVCGDVISVSAGDTIPCDGYLLKCSALECDESSLSGESLPARKKVRTSETDYSSINLDYMLYMGTTAVKGSGLMKACHTGKDTQIGQISGMISNADEQLTPLQKKLGELGKMLALICVGICILTFIAGILRGEGITDMLMTSITIAVAAIPEGLPAAVTVALSLSVRRMLKKQALVHRLHSVETLGCADVICTDKTGTVTQNKMTVTDLFVYSEAPCSYTLSDGKYTSDKPGSERAFRLINQCCALCSDAVIKRTRATPSERNRGKTSLTCTGDPTEAALAMAAYTNSVTAETLGAERISEQPFDSEKKTMSVTVRSKDGNEVAFTKGAPAAVLSGCTLRLDGDGEFAMSANEKTLINKVCERYAENGLRVLALCCDFGQGAVFLGLAAMKDPLRDEARGAVTSCRRAGIRTVMITGDHILTARAIAKQAGIFREGDRALTGSELDRLTDEQLCDIIDQVSVYARVTPAHKLRIVRLLRKCGHICAMTGDGVNDAPAIKEADIGVSMGITGTDVTKQAADVILLDDNFATLEGAVREGRAIYSNIRKFVRFLLGCNIGEVLTTLGAILIGMPAILTPSQILLVNLVTDGLPAVALGLEPPEPEVMHKPPRKDSDSFFEGGLLFSVFIRGILIALSTLAAFGLLLRIGAPLACARTGALITLSVNQLIHVFECKSETKPLCRTGILNNPTLIISVLISLAALMAAVFLPALSGVFSEGRMTLSYTLISVTFAALVPFCVQLFKALTAKRRL